Proteins encoded together in one Bacteroidetes Order II. bacterium window:
- a CDS encoding polysaccharide biosynthesis tyrosine autokinase, which yields MSSFSRANEIGLNNGRANEYQPPAIGVPTENTPSEQEISLREIIEILMKGRWVILITFLAVLGVVAAYTFMIKPEYEAVTMLKIDTEKSGGGSADMAQLIGFTSANRNINNEIEMLKSRSLSRRVASNILENRSGKGNLSPLLEPDENGRVTERAVAARIKRGIVVKQVNPDVDLIEIKFTSNSPQEAQFVADTFVRTFQDWRLESTRESVSMARQFLEKQYEQLNETLKGSEQELETFLENKNVVQLDEEARQLVQQANEIKLESDKASVDFEVARAQLNGLQRQLEPNKAGLRNRVSSTADQEIALLKTRIATLQTQREERLAELYRDPEWRTKANQDAKVQEMNAQLNQLIRRLDNVSDQFMQESAATVIGPGSAQDPTGIKEALGYENQLRRQIIEKEIEVSGLAARKNVLGSRLGEYQSRLSTMPGTSIQLSQLQRDREGKTKLYEYVTNKLQEARAAETATVGGIQIVDTAEVPTMPVRPDRLLNLLIGAILGLALGIGIVFVRNALDDVIRKPEELRKRGHSVLGIIPSMERIIRTDFAGKEKIVFDNKNISTSLLTLLNPLSPIAESYRRFRTNVEYSKLDTPIQTLMVTSPAPGDGKTVTALNLAIALAQSGRRTIYIDADLRRPTGHKMIEVPKDPGLVEVLFEVHPFRPEDFYTGIEDLYLLPAGSMVPNPAELLASKKMRDFVLQLRNEFDVIIFDTPPVLAVSDASLLISQADAAILVLSAGETTWQGLERSMENMMSNTGARLTGVVLNRFDPKAAYGYYSYYNSYDSYYSNYYGYGGYGEAKANPENTSAKKL from the coding sequence ATGTCCAGCTTCTCTCGCGCCAATGAAATCGGCCTTAACAATGGTCGTGCCAATGAATACCAACCTCCAGCTATAGGTGTTCCTACAGAGAATACTCCGTCTGAGCAGGAAATCTCATTACGTGAAATTATTGAGATTTTGATGAAAGGCCGTTGGGTCATTCTGATCACGTTCTTAGCGGTTTTGGGTGTAGTAGCGGCCTATACTTTCATGATCAAGCCTGAATATGAAGCGGTGACAATGCTTAAAATTGATACCGAAAAGTCAGGCGGAGGCTCTGCTGACATGGCGCAGTTGATCGGATTTACCTCGGCAAACCGAAATATCAACAACGAAATTGAGATGCTGAAGTCTCGAAGCCTTTCGAGGCGTGTGGCCAGTAATATTCTTGAGAACCGCTCTGGAAAAGGTAACCTAAGCCCATTACTGGAACCGGATGAAAATGGACGGGTCACGGAACGTGCAGTCGCAGCGAGAATCAAGAGAGGCATTGTTGTGAAGCAAGTTAACCCCGACGTTGACCTGATTGAAATCAAGTTCACAAGCAATTCCCCACAAGAAGCACAGTTTGTAGCGGATACCTTTGTTCGGACTTTTCAGGACTGGCGCTTAGAATCTACCCGCGAGAGTGTCTCGATGGCGCGGCAGTTTCTTGAAAAACAATATGAGCAGCTTAATGAAACGTTGAAAGGAAGTGAGCAAGAACTCGAAACATTTCTGGAAAACAAGAATGTTGTTCAGTTGGATGAGGAGGCCCGCCAATTGGTACAACAAGCCAATGAAATCAAGTTAGAGTCCGACAAAGCAAGTGTAGATTTTGAAGTGGCCCGCGCACAACTTAATGGATTACAGCGTCAGTTAGAGCCCAATAAAGCGGGTTTACGTAACCGAGTGTCTTCTACTGCAGATCAGGAAATTGCTCTGCTTAAGACCCGAATTGCCACACTACAAACCCAGCGTGAAGAGCGTCTGGCCGAATTATACCGCGACCCGGAATGGCGGACGAAAGCGAATCAAGATGCCAAAGTACAAGAGATGAATGCACAACTGAACCAACTTATTCGTCGCTTAGACAATGTCTCGGATCAGTTCATGCAAGAGAGTGCCGCCACAGTGATTGGCCCTGGTTCGGCCCAAGATCCTACGGGTATCAAAGAAGCCTTGGGCTATGAAAACCAACTCCGCCGACAAATCATTGAAAAAGAAATTGAAGTAAGTGGACTTGCTGCCCGTAAAAATGTTTTGGGTAGTCGTCTTGGAGAATATCAGTCTCGCCTCAGCACCATGCCAGGAACCTCCATCCAGTTGTCACAACTCCAACGCGACCGCGAAGGGAAAACCAAATTGTATGAGTATGTTACGAATAAGTTACAGGAAGCTCGTGCAGCGGAAACGGCAACGGTAGGCGGAATCCAAATTGTAGATACCGCCGAGGTGCCCACCATGCCTGTTCGTCCTGACCGACTGCTGAATCTTTTAATCGGCGCTATTCTTGGATTGGCGCTGGGTATAGGTATTGTTTTTGTTCGGAATGCACTGGATGACGTTATCCGTAAACCGGAAGAACTGCGTAAGCGGGGTCACAGTGTACTGGGTATTATCCCCTCGATGGAGCGCATTATCCGTACTGATTTTGCTGGAAAAGAAAAAATTGTTTTTGACAACAAAAACATCAGTACCTCATTGCTGACCTTACTGAACCCACTTTCTCCCATTGCAGAATCGTACCGACGATTCCGGACAAACGTAGAGTACAGTAAATTGGATACGCCCATCCAAACCCTGATGGTGACCAGCCCGGCTCCTGGAGATGGAAAAACAGTGACTGCCCTAAACCTTGCCATTGCTTTGGCGCAATCGGGACGCCGCACGATTTATATTGATGCAGATTTGCGGCGCCCTACCGGACATAAGATGATCGAAGTCCCTAAAGATCCTGGCTTGGTTGAGGTACTGTTTGAAGTTCATCCCTTCCGGCCAGAGGATTTTTATACGGGTATTGAGGACTTGTATCTATTGCCAGCGGGTAGCATGGTACCCAACCCTGCCGAACTCCTTGCGTCCAAAAAAATGCGGGATTTTGTTTTACAACTCAGAAACGAATTCGACGTTATCATTTTCGATACCCCACCTGTTTTAGCCGTATCAGACGCAAGTCTCCTCATAAGCCAGGCAGACGCCGCCATCTTGGTTCTCTCTGCTGGCGAAACCACTTGGCAAGGATTGGAGCGAAGTATGGAAAATATGATGTCGAATACAGGTGCTCGGCTGACGGGTGTGGTACTTAACCGCTTTGATCCCAAAGCGGCGTATGGCTACTATTCCTATTACAATAGCTACGACAGCTATTACAGCAATTATTACGGATACGGTGGATATGGCGAAGCCAAAGCTAATCCAGAAAATACTTCCGCAAAAAAACTTTAA
- a CDS encoding SLBB domain-containing protein translates to MIHKFSLLILVCMLGGASITYAQPRITPPLSNTQSSSYVFLATPNSITIRTSITGEVRHPGLYEIEKGWRLDELLAAAGGPVLSQRRLQDTRSTRIRISRETENGRIVIYDELYDNMLLSPEDYPVIQQGDWVSVESVVNEGFSKRDLLSVVGLGISAVNLIVTLLK, encoded by the coding sequence ATGATCCATAAGTTTTCTCTTTTAATCTTGGTTTGTATGTTGGGTGGGGCAAGCATTACTTATGCACAACCGCGGATTACTCCACCATTATCCAATACACAGTCCTCCTCTTATGTTTTTTTGGCCACGCCTAACTCCATCACCATTCGCACCAGCATAACAGGTGAAGTACGCCATCCAGGTCTTTACGAAATTGAAAAAGGATGGCGTTTGGACGAATTATTGGCTGCGGCAGGCGGCCCCGTTCTGAGCCAACGAAGACTGCAAGATACCCGAAGCACGAGAATTCGGATATCTCGGGAAACCGAAAACGGCCGTATTGTTATCTATGATGAGTTGTATGACAATATGCTTCTTTCCCCCGAAGATTATCCAGTTATTCAACAAGGCGACTGGGTGAGTGTGGAGAGTGTAGTCAATGAAGGATTTAGCAAACGAGACCTCTTAAGCGTTGTTGGATTGGGTATCTCTGCGGTGAACCTAATTGTAACCTTGCTGAAGTAG
- the rpmE gene encoding 50S ribosomal protein L31: MKDKIHPKYEIITVHLADGTEFQTRSTMKGPVYRSDVDATNHPFFTGKQMFVDTAGRVEKFMRRYGKK; encoded by the coding sequence ATGAAAGACAAAATTCATCCTAAATACGAAATCATTACGGTTCATCTAGCCGATGGAACAGAGTTTCAGACGCGCTCTACGATGAAAGGCCCGGTTTATCGTTCGGATGTGGACGCAACCAATCACCCGTTTTTTACCGGGAAGCAAATGTTTGTGGATACCGCAGGCCGGGTTGAGAAATTTATGCGTCGTTACGGAAAAAAATAA